Proteins encoded together in one Pseudomonas arsenicoxydans window:
- a CDS encoding sensor histidine kinase, which produces MTKHRPAKTRPFALSGWSLQRKLVLAFWLVSVIPTMIAAELAATTLSQIFDSNVRIWLQESTKIVEDEISEILRDNARVAQLFLRYTHPQVDGFSSRHNRMTTDIADSMGIDVVALVRNSDHAVMFSTAADDIVRQISTAPKAVLQTLQIGGVATGAVVSTFENEQDGVAYKLVIATYLDNSFLTSVSDVHSLDLRLYLAKGDDFSEIFSSQRFENHPAAVPEQIEQILRTTKQPTEQFTSSYSGIYRPIFNENGDLQGVIFSGLLRHSSLVGLVNQSNLFILIFLLSSAASLCVGWLVSQRLTQPLRGLSKGVQAVIAGDYRQRLPVTGGDELAELSSTFNHMSERLGELQNLESQLRRRDRLHALGEVAMGLAHEIRNPLGIIKTATQLLHRRADLPETDKRHLEYVVSEVSRINDLITDFLDFAKPSAPLRSTEPARLLVDELVGFCAPELASHHIDVHIDDQAPGATLYADARQLKQAGLNLIVNAIDAMPDGGQLTLGIRREGAYTVISVADTGTGIEPDMLERIFTPFVTTKASGTGLGLAKVFSIMENHDGRIECISEKDAGTTFTLYIPANGKDFDEDSDDT; this is translated from the coding sequence ATGACCAAACACCGACCTGCCAAAACCCGCCCCTTCGCCCTCTCCGGCTGGAGCCTGCAACGTAAACTGGTCCTGGCCTTCTGGCTGGTCAGCGTGATCCCGACCATGATCGCCGCCGAACTCGCGGCCACTACCCTGTCGCAGATCTTCGACAGCAACGTGCGCATCTGGCTGCAAGAGTCGACCAAGATCGTCGAAGACGAGATCAGCGAAATCCTGCGTGACAACGCCAGGGTTGCGCAGTTGTTTCTGCGTTACACCCACCCACAGGTTGATGGGTTTTCGTCGCGCCACAACCGCATGACCACCGACATCGCAGACTCCATGGGCATCGACGTGGTTGCCCTGGTGCGCAACAGCGACCATGCCGTGATGTTCAGCACCGCCGCCGACGACATCGTCCGGCAAATCAGCACCGCGCCCAAAGCCGTGTTGCAAACCCTGCAAATCGGCGGTGTCGCCACCGGCGCAGTGGTCTCGACCTTCGAGAACGAGCAGGACGGCGTCGCTTACAAACTGGTGATTGCCACCTACCTCGACAACAGCTTCCTGACCAGCGTCTCCGACGTCCACTCGTTGGACTTGCGTCTGTACCTGGCCAAGGGCGACGATTTTTCGGAGATCTTCTCCAGTCAGCGTTTCGAAAATCACCCGGCGGCCGTGCCGGAACAAATCGAGCAGATCCTGCGTACCACCAAGCAGCCGACCGAGCAATTCACCAGCAGTTACAGCGGCATCTATCGGCCGATCTTCAACGAGAATGGCGACCTTCAAGGCGTGATTTTCAGTGGCCTGTTGCGCCACTCCAGCCTGGTCGGGCTGGTGAACCAGAGCAACCTGTTCATCCTCATTTTCCTGCTCAGTTCGGCCGCCTCTCTCTGCGTTGGCTGGCTGGTGTCGCAACGCCTGACCCAACCGTTGCGCGGCTTGTCCAAAGGCGTACAAGCGGTGATTGCCGGGGATTATCGCCAGCGTTTGCCGGTGACCGGCGGCGATGAACTGGCGGAACTGAGCAGCACCTTCAACCACATGAGCGAACGCCTCGGCGAGTTGCAAAACCTCGAATCGCAGCTGCGCCGCCGCGACCGCCTGCACGCCCTGGGCGAAGTTGCCATGGGCCTGGCCCATGAAATCCGTAACCCCTTGGGCATCATCAAAACCGCGACCCAGCTGCTGCACCGCCGCGCCGATTTGCCCGAGACCGATAAGCGTCACCTGGAATACGTGGTCAGCGAAGTCAGCCGGATCAACGACCTGATCACCGATTTCCTCGACTTCGCCAAACCCAGCGCGCCCCTGCGCTCGACCGAACCGGCTCGACTGTTGGTCGATGAACTGGTCGGGTTCTGCGCTCCGGAACTGGCCAGCCATCACATTGACGTGCACATCGACGACCAGGCCCCCGGCGCAACCCTTTACGCCGATGCGCGCCAGCTCAAACAGGCCGGTTTGAACCTGATCGTCAATGCCATCGACGCCATGCCCGACGGCGGACAACTGACCCTGGGCATTCGCCGTGAGGGCGCCTACACCGTGATCAGCGTGGCGGACACCGGCACGGGCATTGAACCGGACATGCTCGAACGGATTTTCACACCGTTCGTCACCACCAAGGCCTCGGGCACCGGGCTGGGCCTGGCGAAGGTATTTTCGATCATGGAAAACCATGACGGGCGCATCGAATGCATCAGTGAAAAGGATGCCGGAACCACCTTCACGCTGTACATTCCGGCCAATGGGAAAGACTTCGACGAGGACAGCGATGACACATAA
- a CDS encoding alpha/beta hydrolase, which produces MNHDEIDLGEGNAGFVLGTGEVAVVLIHGLTGTPTELRRVAMGLAKAGHTVYVPTLAGHCGGNADLQATGWRDWYESARNTFVGVRRKHERVFVGGLSMGAVMSMYMAAEHPGQIEGLMLYSTTLRYDGWSIHKLAFLTPLLMRIPFGVNLCSFEEKPPYGIKNERLRAIVERQMKEGESSQAGLLTMEGVTVRELHRLNAVVKKRMPSITTPTLVVHSIEDDITSRWNADYVERKLGGPVVKVLLDDCYHMITVDLQYRRVIELSVDFIAQRFMQQRCAPPPLQEGYRQLA; this is translated from the coding sequence ATGAATCACGACGAGATCGATCTTGGCGAAGGCAACGCCGGTTTCGTTCTCGGCACAGGGGAGGTCGCGGTGGTGTTGATCCACGGCCTCACCGGCACCCCGACGGAACTCCGTCGGGTGGCCATGGGCCTGGCGAAAGCCGGGCACACGGTCTACGTGCCCACCCTGGCCGGGCACTGCGGTGGCAACGCCGACCTGCAAGCCACTGGCTGGCGCGACTGGTACGAGAGCGCCCGCAACACGTTCGTCGGTGTACGGCGCAAGCACGAGCGGGTATTCGTCGGTGGCTTGTCCATGGGCGCAGTCATGTCGATGTACATGGCCGCCGAGCATCCGGGGCAAATCGAAGGGTTGATGCTGTATTCGACCACCCTGCGCTACGACGGCTGGAGCATCCACAAACTGGCATTCCTCACGCCGTTGCTGATGAGAATACCGTTCGGCGTGAACCTGTGCAGTTTCGAAGAAAAACCCCCTTACGGCATCAAGAACGAACGCCTGCGAGCGATCGTCGAGCGTCAGATGAAAGAAGGCGAAAGCAGCCAGGCGGGTTTGCTGACCATGGAAGGCGTTACTGTGCGCGAATTGCATCGTCTGAACGCCGTCGTGAAAAAACGCATGCCGTCGATCACCACGCCTACGTTGGTGGTGCACTCCATCGAAGACGACATTACCAGTCGCTGGAACGCCGATTACGTCGAACGCAAGCTCGGCGGCCCGGTGGTCAAAGTGTTGCTGGATGACTGCTATCACATGATCACCGTCGACCTGCAATACCGTCGGGTGATCGAACTGAGCGTAGACTTCATCGCACAACGTTTCATGCAACAACGCTGCGCCCCGCCCCCCCTGCAAGAAGGGTATCGGCAGTTAGCCTGA